A stretch of DNA from Cololabis saira isolate AMF1-May2022 chromosome 17, fColSai1.1, whole genome shotgun sequence:
TGACTTTTGGTGGGAttgaaaacacaaaacacataaCTGATGAAAATCAACCCAAAATGATTAATAGAATCACACCAATTACCATAAACTATTTAGAATTTAGCATCTTCATTACATGTACTGATATTGGTGTTTTTGTAACTTTAGTATATTTGATAGATGTACCGGTATttaatgtatccatccatccatccatccatccatccattttccgccgcttatccagaaccgggtcgcaggggcagcagtctcaacagggatGTATTTAATATATGTGTAATAAAAGCAGGAAGGCTGCAGCAGTTACATTAAAACTGAGGCCAGCACTGCTGGGTTTGTCTCATTGCAACAATCaggtagattttatttttctgttagtACTTCATCCACATCGACTTAATAAAGCAGCCAGTGACCAGAAACATTAGGGACTTGTTGTTGACCATGGACGGGATCGTCAGATTGCAGAATGCAGTAATGTTTTGTGAAGCACACACTTACTGCACCTTCACGGGATCAGTGTGAATGTTCAACTGGAGAGTTAACCATTTCACACAGATCTTCAGTGTGTTTCATACTGTGGTCTTTGTGTGAAAGACCTTGTGCTTCAAGGTgtcattgattaaaaaaaaaatgaatataaaattGAAATTTCTGTACTACTTCGGTACATGTCAGTACCAAAACCTATTTCAACCCTATTTAAGGTCCCGGGCGGTGATGGGTGTGCAGTCCAATCCAGCTCTCAATGAATGAGAGAATCATACTGAgacaaataaagcaaaaaaaaaaaaacatgcatgctgctCACACATAATGATATCAATCTGAAAACACCAGTAAAccttaaaaaacaaaagcgaGGTAAAGTAGAGTAAGCTGGGAAAACCCACAAAGACGCGGCATGCCAATCCCTCCCTAAAAGACAGAAGCCGGGACTCGAACCAGAAACCTTCTAGGCGGAGGAAACGGTCATAACCATTATTCAAATGTGTCACcccattttctgaaaaacaatgtgtatggatgaaaaTTTGTTGCCAGAACTGTCAAAGAAATATTCCAGTTGTACTTTACTAAGAAGCATCATTTGGCTGCTTATTTCACAATTACCAAAATGCCATGAGTTGCAACATCTTCTAGAGAAAGTGTGACTAATCAGCTCAAAACACCGTAACACAATGCTaccaaagacaaaaacataACATTCTCATGCAAAAGGGCACAGAAGAAAAGCTAGGGGATGAAACGTTGCCAGAAGGCTAAAAGAGTTAAATGTGTGCCTTGAACAACAGGAGATGACCAATGTGGCACACTTAACCTTTTAATGATGTGACAGCTGAGCTAATTGCACATTTAGTGCTCTTGGTACACAAATTTGGACAAATCTGCATCCCTCAATAAATAAACTATTAGGAATACCTTGGTTTCATTCCAGAACACAACAAACAACAGCTTAGTTTAAGAGACAATAATCAAGGGTGACActggcatgtttttattttctcccctGGATGGGCCACTTGTTTTAAGTTATACAGATGAATAATAATTCCTATGTGATTCAGTATTTGTCTTTTGCAGCCCATTTTATTTCCACAGATGACAATGTTGTGATATTTTGGTCCAATaagttttaaaagaaaatctaaaCTCATCGGGACATTCATGTtcaatatttttcttcttttttgtgtgtgtttagacGGGTTCCTGCCAAACTTGTTACAGTAGCTTAATAGTATGCAACTCACATCAAAGCATTAAGGAAAATAAATTATTCAGATGTATATAATTTCTTTCTAAAACAGTCATTTAGCCTGCAGTACAGAGGCCTAAAGCATGCACATAATCGTGGTACACTTATTAATATCAGCATCTCTAATGTCTCCATGATGTACTGTATAAAGCTTTGTTTTAGGTTctgttcagaaaaaggggcaCATATGTTGTGCTGTGTACTGtaccaggactgtcagtaggtaggagcacggggtggtaaaaatgggaaaagaaaccgggataaaaatataaaaaaaacaaaaaaaaaattattttattttaacaaaaaaatgatgaatttcataaatatttaaatttgcaAAGGATGTTTCCTTAGAATTAGTCATATCCTCTTACTTCAAGTTAGAAATCTCACTGATTAACTCAAATAAAGCATGAAACAAAAAACCGTTGACACTAATATGACAACAAAATACAACATGAACTtttcatttaattcaattcaattttatttaaacagggtctattacaatacaagttgtatCTAAGCTTTATTCAACATCCAGAATTCTGTTCAGGAAATGCATGCAGGTCAGCACATTTTTATCTTGACATTTCCTCGTTTGCATATTTAAAGATAGTCTTCCAGGcaacatttcaaattaaaagcaaTATCTTAACTTATagtaataaaaaactgtttcatCTTGACAGCTATTATTCATAACTGTTACCATGCTCATTTGCAGTTTTTATTCTTAAGAAAAATAACATATGTAACAGTAGATTCAAGTTTTAATGGGTTGTTCAATATCATGCTGGGCATTGTtgtatttcttgtgtttttattctgtaaggtgaccttgggtgtcgtgaaaggcgcctccaaataaaatgaattattattattattattgtttcacTTAATTTTTAGTTTAAGGTTTGTGGGGAAACAGGCTTCAATGCTATCTGGGGCATTTTGATATTCCAAGATGTATAagggtcaaagacgtataaggcctttgagtagcccatttttaaaatacttaaaataaagatatttttggccattttccaaacatttgaaatgtagtgtacacatacatgtatgtgaaaacttcaaacaaaggtattttagtgtttttaaacctttaaaccgtcatttggggcgaccatttatctaaaaattaatagatttccataacaaaatttatattttaataagtatcagtaattaaattaactgttcaagaaagatagacacatttttcctttcattttttgaaaaccatttttaaatacattctatccataatggcagtgtcaccctcttacttactctaaaattcataaaactgatttaaaatgtgtacaaggtgtatccacttatgcatgctataccaataatttatatttgaaccaaaactgatagacattcaattttgaatttgatacagaattgccatttgttggttaccccacatgacagttggtcaccccacatgatgctttcaagtttaatcaaatataacaggctaacagttagctatatgatctaagctagctacttctcaccacatatcactaacaaatttaccttcaaaatatagatttgcaaataaaacaaattatttacagttttagggtggtcaccccacatgatatcaaaatgtgacgtatacactgcagcagttagaaagaggatttatttgtaaaggagagagagactactgacctgcaggttgtctctctgggaccctcatggagtaactggctgatgcaacatcctctttgagatgattgtcaatataaaagtccctcaattgtatttttttcatggtcaccccagatgataattcagacaatgaacatattcggacaagattagtttgtgtattatgattgaaatgtgtgtacaaatgttccataactttgtcaataaatctaaaacaagtttgaaagtatgcccaaaagggcaagcattattttaaaattgttttaatgtgatttaaaaccagttgtccaaacagaagtcaaggccggacggtcaccccacatgatgttttcacacttcagatggcagaaaatgaccaataaccaacatgtttaaataaaataagagtgggcacatgtagaaggaacgtattagacatacatgttatattttttattaatttttatgtttattattaggtaaaaagttccatcggacagaaaaagtaagcgtcacgtctttgacccataAGGAATAGAAAAGGGTTTAAGACCTTCACACTGGTGGAATACGCTGCAATTTCTTTTCAGTTTGATTTCATTCACATAAAATAGCGCCCTCCAGCAACCTGGAGGGAGAGAAGGTCCTGTCACTGGCtacagttttggaaaaaaattacAAGACATTTACAGTAAATAGCTTACTATAAAAATGCACAATTTGAACTAGAATTACTGGAATGATGTTGTATGCTGTCAATTGAAGTCcatagaaagaaaaatataagaGAGCCAAAATCAGAATAAGCGGGTAAATACTGGATTTTACCAAAAATCCAAAACTGGAATCAGTTGAGATAAATAAGTGTATCTCTAACATTATTACACACATAATGAGCCATATTTATGCAGAGATGTGTTCATCATGATGGTTTTGGTATTAataactgcccccccccccgcccccccatacacacacacacacgcaaagtGCATAAATACTCTACCTCAAAAACACACCTACCAAAGTTACTCTCACACTGAAAAAACCTCTTGCTCACAACAGACACTGACCCTTTCCCTAAGCTTTACTGTCATCTCTCTCCAACACACTAATGTTATTATGAATCACACTACTGTCAAGTTATAAGGACTGACAAGTGTCAAGGCCCACATccacccagaacataaacaagaTAACTGCTCTGCCATCTCTCCATGCCCTGCCGTATCAATCCATCCATACCTCTGACTGAGAACATTTTCACCAACCACCAATTCAGCTTTTTGCACTAAAGCTTTGattatttgaaaatggaaataccATCTGTAATCCAGACCTCCACAATCACAAGACCGTTCTATTTGCAAATATTAGTGAAGAAATAGAAAAGTTAAGGCAGCTTACAACAAGAACATAATGATGTACACACAGGGaaaagagagacagagataCATCAGGGGACGATGACATCACAGTTATgccatgaaaaaagagaaagactaTTTGTCCTTGTACTTAATGGCATGGAGCCACTGTCATATGTTTGCCAAACCTTCTGAAACACACATTTAAATTTGACATCTGTTTCTATCTTTTTCAGGACAAATGTGTTAGTATAAAAAGCATACATTTAAATCAGACTATCATGAaccatttttttgtttgaggATATGTTATCTGTAAATAAAACTGTGAAAACGAGAAAGCATGTGCATGCGTCACAACAGTTTTAAGCGTTACTGGAACTGAAATGAGGTTTTACTAAATATTCCCTTCAATGTGCTCATAAAAAAATCATCTGAAAGCATTTGTATCTGTAATCCTCCCATTTTCAAGAGGGCATTTGTCAGCATCCATGTAACCATGGAAACCAGTCCTCCAGTCCTCACTGTTTAAAGTGTCCATGAAAGACACTTGGGTTACATCCACACTGAATATAGCTGGAGATACCGTTACAGAGACAGCAAAGATCTGTTTGGCAATTCATCCTTAACTTCCTGAATCGTTTTAGATGGATACACAAGTGACAAAGCGTTTAGCTCTACACCCACAGACACTTATtggattcaaaaaataaaacaagctaaaaaaactaaaaaacgcCAACCACCAAAGAATTATGTTTTGATTGGACAGGTAGGGCTGTGACTAACATTACTGATGTTAACAAACACAGGACTGATAATCTCCACCCTAGCATGCACATATTTTTTGGAATTGCGTGACATTTTTCTGGAAAGATGTACATTTAGTTTTGACAAAAGTACTTGGGTATGAGATTCCATTAACATGTACCGTCTTATACTTGTGTCACATTGCAACGGTGGTGCAGGCAGAGGATCGCTGGTTGGTTAAGACTCTCCTTACAGCTGCTAAGAAAACCATCACTAGAAGCTGGTATAAACCTGAATCGCCTACTCTAAAACAGTGGCTGGATATTACAAAAGAAATATGGACGATGGAAAGACTGACCCATATCCTGGGTTTGAGGGAAGGGCTATTTGAGAAGAGATGGCAAAAGTGGACATTTTATCTAGAGAAAGCATAAGGATGCagacctcttttttttcctttctctttttttttggatgtgTTGGATATATTGgatatatattatttgtttgTTGCACGGTGAATATACAGATAATTTTTGTTATCTGGTAAAAATGTGGTAATAACCTGAAAATCCAATAAAgacaaagtgacaaaaaaaagaaagtgtccaTAAAAGACACTTGGGTTACATCCACACTGAATATAGCTGGAGATACCGTTACAGAGACAGGAAAGATCTGTTTGGCAATTCATCCTTACTTCCTGAATCATTTTAGATGGATACACAGGTGACAAAGCGTTTAGCTCTACACCCACAGACACttcaacaaataaaacaagcaaaaaaaaaaaaaacgccaacCACCAAGGAAGTATGTTTTGATAGGACAGGTAGGGCTGTGACTAACATTACTGATGTGAACAAACACAGGACCGATCATCTCCACCCTAGCTGTCACTCCCTGCCCTGGCACCCTGGTAACCTCCGATCCATCACACTATTCTGGATCGCCCTGACTAGTGTAAGGGTTTAGGGGTGACTGTAATAACACCGACCCATGTTAACATTGCTCAAAGGCAGCCAGTGCAGGGCAGTGATTTCATCCCAGCAGAGCTGGCTGACTGAGAGTAATGGCTGTAATACACGTTTCTCTTCTGTTTTTGCTCCTTTACAAAGACGTGTATACCACCCCCGTCCAGGGTGTGATTTTACTGAATGAGAGCCTGCCAGAGAGCCAGCCTCTCCGGATCAGGGTTAGCAGCAGCTAGCAGCAGCGGCTAACCTAACCCGCTCAGGGACAGGCTTTCATCACCACACTCTCCCCCCTCACCTCATACTGCAGCGGCCATCCTCAGGCAGCGGATAAAGCGGCGCGTTGAGTGTTAATGTCACCATAAAATGGGATATCCTCTCCCCCAAACGTGATGGTTTATCATTAAAACCGTTTCCGGTTATTCTCCCGTGGATCTGAATCCCGACCGACTGAGGGACAGCTGGAAAATGGGGGGTAACGCCACTCGGGTCTCGCGAGATCACACGCAACGCTCAAGCAGTTTGACATATTCTCGCGATATCCATTTTCTCGCCTAATATCTAGCAAATAAATGTGCAAAGTGAGGGTATCAGCGGCGTCCTCTTGGTAGTTGTCCatttgaaaaatataaaaacatcttTACGAATGTCATCTAAGTGCATGAAAAGGCCAGATATTTAAAATGTTCTTCCGTTCACCTCTCTGGTTTAGATAGAAAAAACATCTAATCAATGTttagaagaaaaacaattaaaatactTGCTTGAGGCAGGTACTTGTAGGTAAGCAagtttttaaatacatgtaagttagttttattttagatATTTCTCTCTTGAGTTGTTGGTACCATGAGAGCCGGGAGGGGGCGCTGTCATTATTGTCACTAATCAGAAACagcgaagaagaagaagcggtCAGCTGATCAATACAGCAACAACTGGAAATCCACTAGCAACCTCGATTATACAGAATATTTCTTTCTTAACAGGGAGTTTGTGTACGGTCATATTTAAAGAttgttttaaatacatttttaaagttaattaaaggtgcagcagaatgaaagGATTGTTTTGCCGGGCAAGTAAGGATGATGCTGAACCCAAATTCGTCATCCAGGAGACGGTGAGTTTGACACTTCtgctttacatttacatttgttttgttttttaaattttgaaaTATTGGTTCAAAAAGATCATTCAAATGCATGAAACTCTGACTCTACCTTTAGACCTATAAATGCAGACGAAACATTTCATGAGTTTTAAATGAAACAACAAGCGTCCGTTTTGTGATTTTTCGTAAACATCTTATTCATTTTCCTTTAAGACGGGCTCAAATGCATTAATAAGGTATAACaacttgtgtgtttgtgtcattGAAAGCATGTCTGTCTCTCCAGACTCTCCCAGATGTTTTAGGCAGCCATCAGGTCAGAGTTCAGGTGAAGGCTTGTGGACTCAGCTCACTGGATCTTCAGGTGCATATCATTTAAATCAAATAAGATCCTACAGTCGATTCAACCTCTAATGAAAATTACACAATAGGGTTTGACATTGAATGATGAAAGTATTTATTCACCATATTGAAGAGAAATCTAAAAATGTATGTTTCCACTGACTAAACCTTTATCACAATTGAATGTCATCATAGCTCTTACACACGTTTATGCCAGAACTGTGATGCAGTTACTTAATGTAACGTAAATGTGACGGCCGTAGTTATGTTTTGCATTTTATGCAGCATTCCTCTACAGAGTCCAGGACAGTCCCCAGCAAagagtttcttcttcttctttatttagttttctttaAGTCACTGGTCCTGATGCTGCTGCCCCAGCTGATGACAACAGATAAGACTGTACTCTCCACCAGACTATAGAATATTTGCAGCATCTTTCTAAAGACACTGAAGGAGAAAACTGTCCTCAACATTTCCCTCTGTCCTTCCTCTTAGACACCCTATGTGAACAAATATCTGCACTCCTCGATCACCACCATCTCTTCTCCCAGGGTTGAAGTGGTGTTCCTCTTACCTCCTGGTCTTTCTAAAATCATGTCATGGAAAATGAGCATAGAAAATGGCAATGTCAACACCGGACACTTAAAGACTTAAAGATACTTAAACAGTGTTGACTGATGATCTCTCTgcttatttgtttactgcaGTTGCTCAGTGATGTGGGGATCCAGAGAGATTTGATTCCTGTTGGCAGAGAGGTGGCTGGGGTGGTCCTTCAAGGTGGTTAACCTCCAAACACAATTTGCACTGAGATTTCATGATTgtgccaaataaataaatactgtcaTGCAACTAGTAATGTGTAAGGGAGAGCACTGATGGAGGTTTGTCAGCACTTGTTTTACCGGTCAATTTGTGTTTCTCCTACAGTCGGCCCCAAGGTAACCTTCTTCCAGCCGGAGGATGAGGTTGTAGGTGAGAAATGTTGATATTCTGTGGACATTGTTTATTAATGGTAGAAATGAGAGGACAAAATGAGGAATGATTTGGGCTTCAGGCTTCAGGCTTGGTTCTAAATCTACTCTGGGTGTCCTCCATGACAGCACCCTGTCATTTACATCACATATCCAGAACATCACCCGCTCTACATATCTCACCTTTGAAATATTGACTGTGTTCGCCTGTTGCTGTCGCCTACAAATGTTGCCACTTTGGTTCTTTAACCCCCTCCTCTGGTTTTCCTCTCAAATCCATCAACAAATTTCAACTAGTCCAAAACTCTGCTGCCTGCATTATCACAAGAACACCCTCCATTAATCAGATCTCTCTGGTCTTGCATCGGTGCCCTACTGTTGTGTTTTCTTGTACGGTGACCTTGGATACCTTGAAAGGCGCTGATAAATTAAACACTTTATCATTATTATGATCAGAAACACTGTTGGATCATTTTCTATCCAGCAACATGGTAAATAGAATAACATGGACTTTTTTATACAGTGTTTTTTATTACCCGTATCAGTTTTACAGGTGCACTATaaatattgaactgttttatcACATCTTGCTTCTATCTGACTTCTCCTTCTCCAGGCATCCTTCCCCTGGATTCTCCGTGTTCTGGATTATGTGAAGTCATTGATgtagatgaatatcatttaggtAAGATTCACACACATGCTTTTTGAaatgaatatatttatttttcttctataTACTTCTTTGTATACTTCAGTTGTAGCTATGAATTTTATCTAACATAAATGTCTATTGAGCAGAGTAATTTCCTTTTCTATATTCTGTAGCACACACGCAGTCCTCCGCTGAGTGGCAGGTCACCTCAGACAAAAAAAGGTCTTTCTGACCTAAAATGTTCTTGGCTGCTCTGCTCTTGTTTAAAAGAGGCCAGGCAGAGTGAGTTTCATGCTGCTGTCTTGTGTCCATCTTTCCTTTGCACTTCATCATTTTTAAATCTAAAGTGAAGTACCCCTGGCACTTTGACAGAAGCGTAAAAGCACCTTAAGTGTAAAGACTTCCTCCTGCTTTCACTTAAAGCTAACGTCTGACTTCACTTCAAATTCCTGCACAAGTGTTGGCTGTGGTCTTCCTTTAgatgaaaaacattcaaaagatgtggaaaaaaacaacaattctatcacTAAAGGGTATTTTACAGGTTATTCCTATTAATTGTATATTGGATCCAAAATATTCATGAGAATAAAATCAAGTACAAAGGTTTTCTGTAAACTTGTGGGGTCTTTTTCGTTCCCCAGTTCAGAAGCCAGAGAAACTCAGCTCGGTGTGTGTCGCTGGAGCGCTGCGCGATGGCCTTTGTGCTTACACGGCTTTACACACACATGCTCGCATGGCAGCCGGACACACACTCCTCGTCATGGACGGAGGCAGCGTATGTTGGAAATGACATCAGTGTGAAATATTTGCAGTACAACTGTAACCGTCAAGCTTGAGCATGACTCAGATATGTGCGTGTGACTGCAAGTAACGCTCTCATCTCCTCTCGCTACCAAGCCCTTTGGCCTCATGTGCATCCAGTTGGCTTGTTATCATGGAGTGAAGGTTCTGACAACGTCGCATTCCCCACAAGAACACACTTTCCTGGAGCAGCTCCGGCCTCAAGTTGGTGTGTACAGACCCATTCTTCCTCATGACTGTGTGTAGAATATTCTTGAAAGTGATTTCCTCCTTAAATGTCTGCTGCTGTGGTCTCACTCCTCTCATGCACGTGCTCCTTTTCTGCTGTCTCTGGGATTATCCCTCTCTCTTCACCTTCACATTTCCTCAGGGGTTCAACATCCTTTAGTAGGTGAGAgcttctttttctgtctttccaaCTGAATTATGTTCCTGCTTTCTTTCTGGATTTGTAACTCCTGCAGTTATGTCACTGCTGTTTTACATGTGGTTGTATCACTTGATTAGTATTTTAACCCAAAGATAAAACCAACACTTTCTCTTGTAAACTGTCTTGATGAAAATGTCTCCCCACCGTGTAGATATTATAAACTGCATTCAATAACATTTGTGTGAGCCTTTACTGAGATATTTGTCCACTTACAGACATTTAGTTTTGTCCATGTTATAAGCTTC
This window harbors:
- the cryzl1 gene encoding quinone oxidoreductase-like protein 1 isoform X1 encodes the protein MKGLFCRASKDDAEPKFVIQETTLPDVLGSHQVRVQVKACGLSSLDLQLLSDVGIQRDLIPVGREVAGVVLQVGPKVTFFQPEDEVVGILPLDSPCSGLCEVIDVDEYHLVQKPEKLSSVCVAGALRDGLCAYTALHTHARMAAGHTLLVMDGGSPFGLMCIQLACYHGVKVLTTSHSPQEHTFLEQLRPQVGVQHPLVARVIPVYNGSSDLLSVIMEETGGLGVDIVVDSGVCLHEEEEKLEEKKLLPHKCDIISVLGVSGHWVTSHQDLQLDPPDCRFLHLKSASVSFLNCEVWTAASAQQGRYLHILKDIVEKMSVGVLRPQLKEAVPLYEATVAMETVQRNPRKKAVVQL
- the cryzl1 gene encoding quinone oxidoreductase-like protein 1 isoform X2, which encodes MKGLFCRASKDDAEPKFVIQETTLPDVLGSHQVRVQVKACGLSSLDLQLLSDVGIQRDLIPVGREVAGVVLQVGPKVTFFQPEDEVVGILPLDSPCSGLCEVIDVDEYHLVQKPEKLSSVCVAGALRDGLCAYTALHTHARMAAGHTLLVMDGGSPFGLMCIQLACYHGVKVLTTSHSPQEHTFLEQLRPQVARVIPVYNGSSDLLSVIMEETGGLGVDIVVDSGVCLHEEEEKLEEKKLLPHKCDIISVLGVSGHWVTSHQDLQLDPPDCRFLHLKSASVSFLNCEVWTAASAQQGRYLHILKDIVEKMSVGVLRPQLKEAVPLYEATVAMETVQRNPRKKAVVQL